The Fortiea contorta PCC 7126 genome has a segment encoding these proteins:
- a CDS encoding glycosyltransferase family 61 protein has product MKILSAINILQSKLKKEKMSGVLAKVIKKLYRLLTNPVYRYFYKPSGVIYLEMSEDNDNKDYRQIINLDQASQYNIYVTFDSKIDTDLDVSIAVINRDKMLVSGASWQWESGRILPPRRNNIFTKRHFYTISKKIDGTVFSMVTGGAGEYNYFHWLFDCLPRLHLLRLAGLYDEIDLFFVPSLQYSFQRETLKYLDIDLERTIESTSYPRIKTKKLIVTDHPVEAGTEPIPGWICNFLRQSFLKKAINSQLNSRQIYINRKDAINNRIILNEDELIQALEKLGFISISATNYSLCEQIGIFATAEAIVAAHGAGLGNLVFCQPGTKVVEIFNYEFQPKMYENLSHKIGLVYKKIVTGGVSHKDPLRSDIIVNVEEVINALSSVDVQTVTNT; this is encoded by the coding sequence ATGAAAATCTTGAGCGCAATCAACATCCTCCAATCAAAACTCAAAAAAGAAAAAATGAGTGGTGTCTTAGCTAAAGTTATCAAAAAGCTATATCGCTTACTCACTAATCCCGTTTATAGATATTTTTATAAACCTTCAGGAGTTATTTATCTTGAGATGTCTGAAGATAATGACAACAAAGATTATCGACAAATAATAAATCTGGATCAAGCTTCACAATACAATATATATGTAACATTTGATTCTAAGATTGACACAGATTTAGATGTTAGTATAGCTGTCATCAACAGAGATAAGATGTTGGTGTCGGGCGCATCATGGCAATGGGAATCAGGACGAATTTTACCACCTAGAAGGAATAATATTTTTACCAAAAGACATTTTTATACTATTTCCAAAAAAATCGATGGTACTGTGTTTTCAATGGTCACAGGAGGAGCAGGTGAATATAATTATTTTCACTGGCTATTTGATTGTCTTCCGAGATTGCATCTTTTAAGGTTAGCTGGGTTGTATGATGAGATAGATTTATTTTTTGTGCCGTCTTTGCAGTATTCATTCCAACGAGAAACATTAAAATATTTAGATATCGATCTAGAACGGACTATTGAAAGTACGTCTTATCCTCGGATTAAAACTAAAAAATTAATAGTTACTGATCATCCGGTTGAAGCAGGTACAGAACCTATTCCCGGATGGATTTGCAATTTTTTACGGCAGTCCTTTCTTAAAAAAGCCATCAATTCACAACTAAATTCTAGGCAAATTTATATTAATAGGAAAGATGCAATTAATAATCGCATAATTTTGAATGAAGATGAATTAATTCAGGCTTTAGAAAAACTTGGTTTTATTTCAATTTCCGCAACTAATTATTCTTTGTGTGAGCAAATTGGTATTTTTGCAACTGCAGAAGCTATTGTCGCAGCACATGGTGCGGGGCTAGGGAATTTGGTTTTTTGTCAACCAGGAACTAAGGTTGTGGAGATATTTAACTATGAATTTCAACCAAAAATGTATGAAAATTTATCCCACAAAATAGGTTTGGTTTATAAAAAGAT
- a CDS encoding PIG-L deacetylase family protein yields MQKILRGLKRVIPEKFLHRVQYIHSRSVNRWILQHHSEVLKINQKSTMVFSPHQDDETFGCGGMISLKREQGTPVVVVFITDGHGCGGSKPLSKDKIIEMRQQEAITALGILGVAASEIHFLQKPDGQLQSLQTEERKKTIAQIVQLFKTYQPEEVYVPHRKDSHADHQATYELVKEAINQAKITIDLLQYAIWLFWESPLFVQLKLQYLSAAYQLSISSVQHKKTQAIAAYRSQLECLPPGFVKLFFNPNEIFFKVK; encoded by the coding sequence ATGCAAAAAATCCTCCGTGGGTTGAAAAGAGTCATTCCCGAAAAGTTTTTGCACCGAGTTCAATACATCCACTCTCGCTCGGTAAATAGATGGATATTACAACACCATAGTGAAGTTTTAAAAATCAATCAGAAATCGACTATGGTTTTTTCTCCTCACCAGGATGATGAGACGTTTGGTTGTGGAGGAATGATTTCGCTCAAACGCGAACAGGGAACACCAGTAGTTGTAGTTTTTATTACAGATGGTCATGGTTGCGGTGGTTCTAAGCCGCTCTCCAAAGATAAAATCATCGAAATGCGTCAGCAAGAGGCGATAACAGCACTGGGAATATTAGGTGTTGCTGCGTCAGAAATTCACTTTTTACAAAAGCCAGATGGTCAATTACAAAGTTTACAAACAGAAGAAAGAAAAAAGACAATTGCACAAATAGTTCAACTTTTCAAAACTTATCAACCAGAAGAAGTATACGTTCCTCACCGTAAAGATTCACATGCAGATCATCAAGCGACATATGAGTTAGTTAAGGAAGCAATCAATCAGGCTAAAATTACTATAGATTTACTACAGTATGCGATTTGGTTATTTTGGGAATCTCCACTGTTTGTACAACTGAAGTTGCAATATTTATCTGCTGCTTACCAACTATCCATTTCGTCAGTACAGCATAAAAAAACTCAAGCTATAGCTGCTTATCGTTCCCAACTTGAATGTTTACCTCCAGGTTTTGTCAAACTTTTCTTTAATCCTAATGAAATTTTCTTTAAGGTTAAATGA
- a CDS encoding sugar transferase: MTYKYLSIVNFKPDLRSAKDTRVQKGLAIKVLRVVTLVLLDIISLKFAWELAVSLGTPLESKWTENLSFQILTLIVVIGMLSAQGLYDAGVERRNYFRLIKVVSLSECLLLLIAFLYEPNRYISRSTFILFWLFSIIFISLDRWIFDVATNLVRKRGSVRHPVFLITDLEDQENSVRLIEKENCYTLMGVAEASSLDRDNREATLESLRKQGIVEVFISWNAIKNRLYISWHFMNAGITIWILPTDKEVLPSNSVLSKVGEVACLSIPAPIIVGGDFWVKRGFDLFCATILLFILAPVYLFIAILIKLDSPGPVFFKQKRIGLHCQPFEIWKFRTMIVNAEKLQSSLEAKNEIKDGVLFKLKGDPRVTRVGKFLRRYSLDELPQIFNVLLCEMSLVGPRPLPIRDVEKFKTKHFIRQEVLPGITGLWQVSGRSDIDNFEDGVKLDISYIENWSIGLDLKILFKTVGVVLQKTGAY, from the coding sequence ATGACATACAAATATTTATCAATCGTTAATTTTAAGCCTGATTTAAGATCAGCTAAAGACACGCGAGTTCAAAAAGGACTAGCAATTAAAGTACTCCGCGTAGTAACACTTGTGTTGCTGGATATTATTTCCTTAAAGTTTGCATGGGAGTTAGCAGTATCTTTAGGAACTCCATTAGAATCTAAATGGACTGAAAATTTATCATTCCAGATACTAACTTTAATAGTAGTAATAGGAATGTTGTCAGCCCAGGGACTATATGATGCTGGTGTTGAACGTCGCAACTACTTCCGGCTGATAAAAGTAGTATCGCTATCAGAATGTTTGCTGCTGTTAATTGCATTTCTCTACGAACCAAATCGCTACATATCTCGCTCAACCTTTATACTTTTTTGGCTATTTTCTATAATTTTCATCAGCTTAGATCGCTGGATATTTGATGTTGCGACTAACCTAGTACGTAAACGGGGGTCAGTTCGTCATCCAGTTTTTCTGATTACAGATTTAGAAGACCAGGAAAATAGCGTTAGGTTAATTGAAAAAGAAAACTGTTACACACTGATGGGAGTAGCTGAGGCTAGTTCTCTCGACAGAGATAATCGAGAAGCTACGTTAGAATCTCTTCGGAAACAAGGGATTGTTGAAGTTTTTATTTCTTGGAATGCAATTAAGAATCGTTTATATATTTCTTGGCATTTCATGAATGCTGGTATTACTATCTGGATTTTGCCCACAGATAAAGAGGTTCTTCCCTCTAATTCCGTACTATCTAAAGTTGGTGAAGTAGCTTGTTTGTCAATTCCAGCACCAATTATTGTTGGCGGCGATTTTTGGGTAAAACGTGGCTTTGACCTTTTTTGCGCCACTATTTTGTTATTTATACTTGCACCTGTTTATTTGTTCATCGCCATCTTGATTAAGTTAGATTCTCCTGGTCCAGTCTTTTTTAAACAGAAGAGAATTGGTCTACATTGTCAGCCATTCGAGATATGGAAATTCCGGACAATGATTGTTAATGCTGAAAAATTACAGTCATCCTTAGAAGCTAAAAATGAAATTAAAGATGGTGTTTTGTTTAAATTAAAGGGAGATCCCAGAGTGACGAGAGTTGGAAAATTTCTCCGTCGTTACAGCTTGGATGAATTACCACAAATTTTTAATGTATTACTTTGCGAAATGAGTCTAGTTGGGCCACGTCCTTTGCCGATTAGAGATGTAGAAAAATTTAAAACAAAACACTTTATTCGACAAGAAGTGCTTCCGGGAATTACCGGATTATGGCAGGTTTCAGGTCGCTCGGATATCGATAATTTTGAAGATGGAGTCAAATTAGATATTTCATACATTGAAAATTGGTCTATTGGTCTAGATTTGAAAATTTTGTTTAAAACTGTGGGTGTAGTCTTGCAAAAGACTGGTGCTTATTAA
- a CDS encoding endo-1,4-beta-xylanase, whose product MVRYRIINRRNFLFYLGSLTSTFLYNCTNKFDNPVYAQFNPKRNFSVINNAALRKISNVKGLVYGAHPGAELTKDQQLQLSTSKECGILVAGFYAVETRPTSSTFNFAETDFFAKFASQNSMLLRGHPLVWYQANPKWLTDKFNNPKTTSKEIQNILSNHVSTIVKRYAGKIHSWDVLNEAIEPNDGRQDGLRVTPWLKFLGPDYIDLAFRLAAKNDPKALLVYNDYGIEHDTPEDEAKRAAVLKLLKHLKSKGTPIHALGIQSHLAPDKKFNFTKLRKFLKDVANLGLKIMVTELDVVDKDLPANIDERDRIIASVYEDYLSTVLQEPAVIAVITWGLTDKYTWLSWESPRADGKPVRPLPLDSNFQRKFAWNAISRVFDKALKR is encoded by the coding sequence ATGGTTAGATATCGTATAATTAACAGGCGAAATTTTCTATTTTATTTAGGATCTTTGACTAGTACATTTTTGTATAATTGTACTAATAAATTTGATAATCCCGTTTATGCTCAATTTAATCCTAAAAGAAATTTTTCAGTGATTAATAATGCTGCTTTACGCAAAATTTCTAATGTGAAAGGATTAGTTTATGGGGCACACCCAGGGGCAGAGTTAACAAAAGATCAACAATTACAGTTGTCTACTAGCAAGGAGTGTGGTATTTTAGTAGCAGGGTTTTATGCAGTTGAAACTCGACCAACTTCTAGTACTTTTAACTTTGCAGAAACTGACTTTTTTGCCAAGTTTGCTTCTCAAAATTCAATGCTTTTGCGTGGACATCCTTTAGTGTGGTATCAAGCTAACCCTAAGTGGTTAACTGATAAATTTAACAACCCTAAAACTACTTCTAAAGAAATCCAAAATATTTTAAGCAACCACGTATCAACGATTGTTAAACGTTATGCTGGAAAAATTCATTCTTGGGACGTTTTAAATGAGGCGATTGAGCCTAATGATGGGCGTCAAGACGGTTTAAGGGTGACACCGTGGTTAAAGTTTTTAGGGCCTGATTATATTGACCTTGCGTTTAGATTGGCTGCTAAAAACGATCCCAAAGCTTTACTTGTTTATAACGACTATGGTATCGAGCATGATACTCCTGAAGATGAAGCAAAACGAGCGGCTGTTTTGAAATTGCTCAAACATCTGAAATCTAAAGGTACGCCGATTCATGCTCTGGGAATTCAATCTCATTTAGCACCTGATAAAAAGTTTAACTTTACTAAACTAAGAAAGTTTCTCAAAGATGTCGCCAATCTTGGTTTAAAGATTATGGTGACAGAATTGGATGTGGTAGACAAAGATTTACCTGCAAATATAGACGAGCGCGATCGCATTATTGCCAGTGTCTATGAAGATTATCTCTCAACCGTTCTGCAAGAGCCAGCAGTAATCGCCGTAATTACGTGGGGATTAACTGATAAATACACTTGGCTTTCTTGGGAGAGTCCTCGCGCAGATGGTAAACCCGTGCGTCCCTTACCGCTAGACTCCAATTTTCAACGTAAGTTTGCATGGAATGCGATCTCCAGAGTTTTCGATAAAGCTCTAAAACGTTAA
- a CDS encoding WecB/TagA/CpsF family glycosyltransferase: MKLLNNNQNIHDFCYILGMRLDATSYENATQQIIDWARQRQNKYICVANVHMVMEVYDDSQFASVVNNADLVTPDGMPLVWTLSALGIKNASRVYGPTLTLHVCKASVEAGIPIGLYGGTSESLTAFNAFLHKCFPGIQIACQIAPPFRPLTAEEDQIYTQQIVESGARILFVGIGCPRQELWMATHKDKIHAVMLGVGAAFDFHSGRVKQAPSWMQKRGMEWIFRLFMEPKRLWKRYFKHNPRFVFLFLVQWLASWFGWKLFKTNSLKNNK; the protein is encoded by the coding sequence ATGAAACTACTAAATAATAACCAAAATATTCATGATTTTTGCTACATTTTAGGAATGCGATTGGATGCTACTAGTTATGAAAATGCTACTCAACAGATTATAGATTGGGCACGCCAGCGACAAAATAAATACATTTGTGTTGCTAACGTTCACATGGTAATGGAAGTTTATGATGATTCTCAATTCGCCAGTGTAGTTAACAACGCCGATTTAGTCACACCGGACGGTATGCCTCTAGTTTGGACTTTAAGTGCGTTAGGTATAAAAAATGCTTCTCGCGTCTATGGCCCCACCTTAACTCTTCATGTATGCAAAGCATCTGTAGAAGCTGGTATTCCGATTGGACTTTATGGTGGAACATCGGAAAGTTTGACGGCATTTAATGCTTTTTTACATAAATGTTTTCCAGGAATTCAAATAGCTTGTCAAATTGCACCACCTTTTCGGCCATTAACAGCAGAAGAAGACCAAATATATACCCAACAAATAGTAGAGTCTGGTGCAAGAATTTTATTTGTAGGTATTGGTTGTCCTAGACAAGAATTGTGGATGGCGACTCATAAAGACAAGATTCATGCTGTAATGCTTGGTGTTGGAGCTGCTTTTGATTTTCATTCTGGTCGCGTCAAACAAGCTCCCAGTTGGATGCAGAAAAGAGGTATGGAGTGGATATTTAGACTGTTTATGGAGCCCAAGCGTTTATGGAAACGGTACTTTAAACATAATCCACGGTTTGTATTTTTGTTTCTTGTTCAATGGCTAGCAAGTTGGTTCGGTTGGAAACTTTTTAAAACCAATTCTTTGAAAAACAACAAATAG
- a CDS encoding glycosyltransferase family 4 protein: MKILILHNRYQMPGGEDVVVNTEKALLEANGHNIAFLEVNNDHITNPIQKAQTAINAIYSLSSKKLVREKIDNFQPDIVHIHNFFPVFSPSVYYACKEANVPVVQTLHNYRLLCSNYALFRDGKVCEDCLGKFVPWPSVVHGCYRGSRTGTAFVATMQFVHQTFQTWSRMVDQYITLTEFARNKFIQGNFPESKLVVKPNFIYPDPGQGNGQGEYALFVSRLSFEKGIETLLKAWKQLGKKITLKIVGDGPLSTLVTQAVAQGLEVEWLGHRPSNEVHQLMGAAKFLVVCAEWYETFGLVAIEAFAKGTPVIASDIGAFAELIRPYDNGLLFRPGDSNDLVAKVEWILNHSENLASMRRAARAEFEAKYTAEKNYQMLMSIYEKVLSRHKY; this comes from the coding sequence ATGAAAATACTGATTTTACATAATCGCTATCAGATGCCTGGTGGTGAGGATGTAGTTGTGAATACTGAAAAGGCTTTACTAGAAGCAAATGGTCATAACATAGCGTTTTTGGAGGTTAATAATGACCACATTACTAATCCTATACAAAAAGCTCAAACGGCAATTAATGCCATCTATTCACTTTCATCTAAAAAATTAGTAAGAGAAAAAATTGACAATTTTCAACCAGACATTGTACATATACACAACTTTTTCCCAGTGTTCTCACCTTCTGTTTACTACGCTTGCAAAGAAGCTAATGTGCCGGTTGTGCAAACTTTGCATAACTACCGTCTGTTGTGTTCTAACTATGCTTTATTTCGTGATGGAAAAGTTTGTGAAGACTGCCTTGGGAAATTTGTTCCTTGGCCCAGTGTGGTGCATGGTTGTTATCGGGGTAGTAGAACGGGTACAGCTTTTGTTGCAACCATGCAGTTTGTACATCAAACATTTCAAACTTGGTCTAGGATGGTAGATCAATATATTACTCTCACGGAATTTGCTCGCAATAAGTTTATTCAGGGAAATTTTCCAGAGTCAAAACTTGTAGTTAAACCAAACTTTATATACCCTGATCCTGGTCAAGGAAATGGGCAAGGTGAATACGCTTTATTTGTTAGTCGTCTCTCTTTTGAAAAAGGGATTGAAACACTATTAAAAGCTTGGAAACAACTTGGTAAAAAAATTACCCTCAAGATAGTGGGAGATGGGCCTTTATCTACTCTAGTCACTCAAGCAGTGGCACAAGGTTTAGAAGTGGAATGGTTAGGACATAGACCTTCAAACGAAGTTCATCAGCTAATGGGAGCAGCCAAATTTTTAGTAGTATGTGCAGAATGGTATGAAACATTTGGCTTAGTGGCAATTGAAGCTTTTGCAAAAGGAACTCCTGTTATTGCTTCTGATATTGGTGCTTTTGCAGAGTTAATTAGGCCTTATGATAATGGACTTTTGTTCCGTCCCGGTGACTCAAATGATTTAGTCGCCAAAGTAGAATGGATTCTTAATCACTCAGAAAATTTAGCTTCTATGCGTCGAGCGGCGCGCGCTGAATTTGAAGCAAAATACACCGCAGAGAAGAACTATCAGATGTTAATGAGCATTTATGAAAAAGTTTTGAGTCGTCACAAATACTAA
- a CDS encoding glycosyltransferase, producing MNYKNDLRIAWLFPSIVLGNYWHPILCNFTKIFKNTVVYTGEWPGFTEGYENSFNVELVGKTKRIQTSQSSKGYSPGFDYLSPAILNRLFRFRPQIIFTLAYSLWSFIAMLLKPIFGWKIVIYYEGSAPTVDACNSTFRILWRQMITRFADAFVTNNQRGKYYLTNTLKAKKELVVVKPIEVPDMKAMTALPANIESTQLKLQRPIFIFVGQVIHRKGIQLLLEACLLLQAQNYRDYTLLIVGDGPQRDELQVLTNQSGLQNCVQWLGWMEYGVLSAYFQMADVFVFPTLEDTWGMVVLEAMAFSKPILCSKWAGASEMVVEGENGYIFDPHNPENLAKLMKNFIDNPTLINAMGSKSKQLISQYTPETSANFLSEVIDVVLS from the coding sequence ATGAATTACAAAAATGATCTTCGTATAGCTTGGTTATTCCCTTCAATTGTGTTAGGTAACTATTGGCATCCTATTTTGTGTAATTTTACTAAAATTTTTAAAAATACAGTTGTTTATACTGGCGAATGGCCCGGATTTACCGAAGGATATGAAAATAGTTTTAATGTGGAATTAGTCGGTAAAACAAAACGCATACAAACCAGCCAATCATCAAAAGGGTATAGTCCTGGATTTGATTATTTATCTCCGGCTATTCTCAACCGTTTATTTCGATTTAGACCACAGATTATTTTTACACTAGCTTACTCTTTATGGAGTTTTATAGCTATGTTACTTAAACCAATATTTGGTTGGAAAATTGTGATTTATTATGAAGGTAGCGCGCCTACAGTTGATGCCTGCAACTCTACATTTCGTATCTTATGGAGACAGATGATTACACGTTTTGCAGATGCATTTGTTACTAATAACCAAAGAGGAAAGTATTATCTGACTAATACTTTAAAGGCTAAAAAAGAATTAGTAGTTGTCAAGCCTATAGAAGTACCAGATATGAAGGCAATGACGGCTCTACCAGCAAACATTGAAAGCACACAACTAAAATTACAACGTCCTATTTTTATTTTTGTGGGTCAAGTAATACACAGGAAAGGTATCCAGTTACTATTAGAAGCTTGTCTACTTCTTCAAGCCCAAAACTATCGTGATTATACTCTTTTAATTGTCGGTGATGGGCCGCAACGTGATGAATTACAAGTATTAACAAATCAATCTGGTTTACAAAATTGTGTGCAATGGTTGGGATGGATGGAATATGGTGTTTTGAGTGCGTATTTTCAAATGGCAGATGTATTTGTTTTTCCAACTTTAGAAGATACTTGGGGCATGGTTGTACTAGAGGCAATGGCGTTTAGTAAGCCTATTCTTTGTTCTAAATGGGCAGGGGCATCGGAGATGGTTGTAGAAGGAGAGAATGGTTATATATTTGACCCTCACAATCCTGAAAATTTGGCAAAATTGATGAAAAATTTTATAGATAATCCCACTTTGATAAATGCTATGGGTTCTAAATCTAAGCAATTAATATCCCAATACACACCAGAAACATCTGCCAATTTTTTAAGCGAAGTTATAGATGTTGTATTAAGTTAA
- a CDS encoding glycosyltransferase family 2 protein: protein MNIKHLAVLMTCHNRREKTLTCLQQLSQQNLPANVKIQVYLVDDYSTDGTREAVISAYPDIKVIQGNGNLFWNGGMRLAFAEAIQLNYDYYLWLNDDTLLYSEAVNTLLTTSDNLKSLGHHQAIVVGSTQDPETGVLTYGGMVRDSWWHPLKFSLVQPDVEAKPCLTMNGNCVLIHREVVQSIGNLDATFTHNTGDIDYGLRAQKHNCSIWIVPGYVGTCENNVSGLKIWEQTNKSLREQWHQVNQPKGLPLKEWKTFAYRYAGWFWPIYWLLPYARLLMNIKSF from the coding sequence ATGAATATTAAGCATTTAGCTGTCTTAATGACTTGTCATAATAGACGAGAAAAAACTTTAACTTGTTTACAACAATTGTCTCAACAAAACTTACCTGCTAACGTAAAAATTCAGGTATATTTGGTTGATGATTATAGTACCGATGGCACGCGAGAAGCGGTAATAAGTGCATATCCAGACATTAAGGTAATTCAAGGGAATGGAAATTTGTTTTGGAATGGAGGGATGCGATTAGCTTTTGCAGAAGCTATTCAATTGAATTACGATTACTACCTTTGGCTTAATGACGACACTTTGCTTTACTCCGAAGCCGTAAATACTTTATTAACAACATCTGATAATTTAAAGAGCTTAGGACATCATCAAGCTATTGTAGTTGGTTCTACTCAAGACCCAGAAACAGGTGTACTAACTTATGGAGGTATGGTAAGAGATAGCTGGTGGCATCCTCTAAAATTTAGTCTCGTGCAACCAGATGTAGAAGCAAAACCTTGTCTAACAATGAACGGTAATTGCGTCCTTATTCACCGAGAAGTTGTCCAATCAATAGGAAATCTTGATGCAACTTTTACTCATAACACAGGAGATATAGACTATGGATTACGAGCGCAAAAACATAATTGTTCTATTTGGATAGTACCAGGATACGTAGGAACTTGTGAAAATAACGTTTCTGGATTGAAAATTTGGGAGCAAACTAATAAGAGCTTACGAGAACAATGGCATCAAGTTAATCAACCAAAGGGCTTGCCATTAAAAGAGTGGAAAACATTTGCATATAGGTACGCAGGTTGGTTTTGGCCAATCTATTGGCTACTTCCTTATGCAAGGTTGCTAATGAATATCAAATCTTTTTAA
- a CDS encoding O-antigen ligase family protein — protein MKNTSSEGIFKSLEVISVIFLLLFAESLNASFIPSSLINILSYGIILILIVGRLKRFTYAASRDTSLILLIGVALASVYWSINPSDTAQEVRALLRSLFFSIYLAMQYTPKELIRLLSWVIGFALILSFFASLMFPSYTISSEPDNYSAWQGIFNHKQIFGRFLSFGSTIFISNLIAKKGSIWNNLSWLGFIFILLIFSQSKTGLIAYLLVLLFLPVYKIVVQKHGRALFLLIALLITSLLIILISLNIENIVVGYLGKNLEFNGRTPIWTMIIDKGLERPFLGYGYNAFWTSNESTFIIMNSWARGQEGFRTGQIIFHAHNGFLDLFLQLGLIGVILFTYNLLLTIIRIINLLFTTRQFEYFWMLQFLVVYLIFNLSEGQTLLSTSNILWIIYGFISLSSSIQYNRIKSNTAN, from the coding sequence TTGAAGAACACATCGTCTGAAGGAATTTTCAAAAGCTTAGAAGTTATAAGTGTTATCTTTTTACTTCTATTCGCAGAATCTTTAAATGCATCATTTATTCCATCATCTCTCATTAATATATTAAGCTATGGAATCATATTGATTTTAATCGTTGGAAGGCTAAAGCGGTTTACTTACGCTGCATCTAGAGATACTTCCTTAATTTTATTAATTGGAGTTGCGCTCGCTTCAGTATACTGGTCTATCAACCCATCTGATACTGCACAAGAGGTAAGAGCATTATTACGCTCTCTGTTTTTTAGTATATATTTGGCAATGCAATATACACCTAAAGAACTGATTCGCTTATTGTCTTGGGTAATTGGCTTTGCGTTAATACTTAGCTTTTTTGCGTCTCTAATGTTTCCAAGTTATACAATTTCTAGTGAGCCAGATAATTATTCCGCTTGGCAAGGTATTTTTAATCACAAGCAAATATTTGGTCGATTTCTCTCATTTGGATCTACTATTTTTATAAGTAACTTAATTGCGAAAAAAGGTAGTATCTGGAATAATTTAAGTTGGCTGGGTTTTATATTCATCCTGCTTATTTTTTCTCAAAGCAAGACAGGATTAATAGCATATTTATTAGTACTGTTATTTTTACCTGTATATAAAATTGTTGTTCAAAAACATGGTAGAGCACTCTTTTTATTGATAGCATTATTAATTACAAGTTTACTAATTATTTTAATTTCATTAAATATTGAAAATATAGTAGTTGGATATCTTGGTAAAAATCTTGAATTTAATGGAAGAACTCCAATCTGGACAATGATTATAGATAAAGGACTAGAAAGACCTTTTTTAGGATATGGCTATAATGCATTTTGGACTTCAAATGAGTCTACTTTTATTATTATGAATTCATGGGCAAGAGGGCAAGAGGGCTTTAGAACTGGTCAAATTATTTTCCATGCACACAATGGGTTTTTAGATTTATTTCTTCAACTAGGATTAATAGGTGTTATTTTATTTACATACAATTTGTTATTAACTATAATTAGAATTATTAATTTATTATTCACAACTAGACAATTTGAATATTTTTGGATGTTGCAATTTTTAGTTGTTTATTTAATCTTTAATTTATCTGAAGGTCAAACTCTATTATCTACTAGTAATATATTATGGATAATATATGGATTTATTTCTCTTTCTTCTTCCATACAATATAATCGCATCAAAAGTAATACAGCCAATTAA